In a single window of the Biomphalaria glabrata chromosome 5, xgBioGlab47.1, whole genome shotgun sequence genome:
- the LOC106066310 gene encoding uncharacterized protein LOC106066310 isoform X2, with protein MLTVMVVHTKKELCVCALYVLCIHMIKSQDGWFGPNKEFKCHCESSCSSDGSCLGNGKCARGWFGLKCQYQDLTILENTVTTPNVSMLTDRDDRTCMNISGQTIVITFNRTYVFTWLRATLNDSASLPGLRIQFSKTTSMTSKLECQNQKYFLVDNATLDIQCDLTEAIRTIIITGTGRTSLCSLYINGGRNVALKQRTWQTSDYWESYPGTFDSSKAVDGNTSSNFYGVLSCSHTNDFDPRPMWSVTFPLSEITRYVIYNRDDHVINRLVKFVLSGEDSAIQKFSYIDASDTGIPVYIVTDPAKNKLILVKINATQYVTLCEVEIYGDCIAGTYTTSGLQCANCPAICPNSCHRDSGSCSICFGYSNPPACTLECKAGKWGRNCVRECSYVCKDQSCDRVTGLCEHICDSLTDLSCPDDCPKGYHGSNCTLECSSTCKDLSCNRLGYCIACVSGYTGRYCEKVKLGLASETSGLTFSSGVGIGVAVGALVIILIVVVIVIICRTRLKTLRAKSNDDLKHDTQLQNYDSVKQIHEYNHPYESSRFTFEEKVPSGKKDDREGKLTIHYENTSNTVYETTG; from the exons ATGGTTGGTTCGGACCAAACAAAGAGTTCAAATGTCACTGTGAGTCAAGTTGTAGCTCTGATGGTTCGTGCCTTGGTAATGGAAAATGTGCCAGAGGCTGGTTTGGTCTGAAATGTCAATACC AAGATCTCACCATATTGGAAAACACTGTGACAACGCCAAATGTAAGCATGCTAACAGACAGAGATGACAGAACCTGTATGAATATTTCTGGTCAGACTATTGTCATTACTTTTAACAGAACTTATGTTTTTACTTGGTTGAGGGCGACTTTGAACGACTCGG CGTCATTACCAGGATTGAGAATCCAGTTTAGTAAAACTACATCAATGACCTCAAAATTAGAATGTCAGAACCAGAAATATTTCCTTGTGGACAATGCTACACTAGATATACAATGTGATCTGACAGAAGCTATTCGAACTATTATCATCACTGGGACAGGGCGAACATCGCTTTGTTCGCTGTATATAAACGGAG gtCGTAATGTCGCACTGAAACAAAGGACTTGGCAGACTAGTGATTACTGGGAGTCATATCCAGGTACATTTGATTCTTCTAAAGCTGTAGACGGGAATACAAGCTCCAATTTTTACGGTGTTTTAAGCTGCTCACACACAAATGATTTCGACCCAAGACCGATGTGGAGTGTAACTTTCCCACTATCCGAGATTACAAGATACGTGATATACAACAGAGATG ACCATGTAATAAATCGACTTGTCAAATTTGTTCTGAGCGGAGAAGATTCTGCCATTCAAAAGTTTAGCTACATCGACGCCTCTGATACTGGAATACCAGTTTATATTGTTACAGATCctgctaaaaataaattaatcctAGTGAAGATAAACGCAACACAGTATGTGACCTTGTGCGAAGTGGAGATTTACGGAG ATTGCATTGCTGGTACCTATACAACATCAGGCCTTCAATGTGCCAACTGCCCAGCAATATGCCCAAACAGTTGTCATCGCGATAGTGGCTCTTGTAGCATTTGCTTTGGTTACAGCAACCCACCAGCTTGTACTCTAG AATGTAAAGCTGGAAAATGGGGACGCAACTGTGTTCGTGAGTGTAGCTATGTTTGCAAAGATCAGTCTTGTGATAGAGTTACCGGACTTTGTGAACACATCTGTGATAGCCTAACAGATCTCTCCTGTCCTGATg ATTGTCCAAAGGGCTACCACGGTTCCAACTGCACTCTAGAGTGTTCCTCCACCTGTAAAGATCTGTCATGTAATAGACTTGGCTACTGTATTGCATGTGTATCAGGCTACACAGGACGTTACTGTGAGAAAG TGAAACTAGGTCTAGCATCAGAGACCAGCGGTCTAACATTTTCATCAGGTGTTGGTATTGGAGTAGCTGTTGGTGCTCTGGTTATCATCTtgattgttgttgttattgttattatatgcAGAACAAGACTCAAAACATTAAGAGCCAAAAGCAATGATGACTTAAAACATGACACACAACTCCAGAACTATGATAGCGTGAAACAAATACATGAATACAACCACCCTTATGAATCTTCTAGATTTACTTTTGaag aAAAAGTTCCGTCAGGTAAAAAAGATGATCGAGAAGGCAAATTAACAATACATTACGAGAATACTTCAAATACAGTTTATGAGACAACAGGATAA